The window AAAAGGAAAAAGAACAGGGCTGTAAGTGCCCTGATCCACGTTGGAAATATATTGTTGGTGATTTTTCTATATGCTCTTTCAAGCTCATTAATGTCTTATAAACCATTTGATTCATTTAGACGTCAGCAGCCTCTCATTGGTATTTTATTGCACTATCGTTCCCAGTTAGCGTAACAGTTACCGATTTATTACTTGAGCTGCTCGCTCAATCCGACGATGATGCCTTCGGGACCGCGGATGTAGGCGAGTCGATTCGTGTCCCCGTATTGCACCACTTCGCCGACCAGTTCGGCGCCATGGGCAAGCAGGCGCGCGACCACGTCATCGATGTCATCGACGGCGAACATGATGCGGCGGATCCCGAGTTCGTTCACCGGAGCCTTCTCCGGCCCAGTTCTGATCGCATCCGGCGTGTGGAACTTGTCCAGCTCGATCCGTCCGTGGCCGTCCGGAGTGCGCATAAACACGAGGGTAGCATGGACGTTCTGAAGGCCAATGAGACGATCTACGGAGGAGCCCTCGACGGTCGTTTCGCCCTCCAACTCGAATCCGAGTTGGAGAAAGAAGGCTTTAACGTCTTCGAGGTCGTCAACGACGATAAGGACGTTGTCCATTCGTAGTAATTTATTTTTTGTCATAGTTTTATCTCCTTATGAATTAAAAGTCATCATCTCTATTTAAAGCTGTCCTCAATTAAGTTTATGTCTAAGCGTCTCTGTCATAAAGTTATTCAGTTGCTGCAGGGTCTTATTCAGCTAACGTTTCCGTTAGCGTAATTCCGAGATCCCTCGGCCAGACCGAGGGGGTATAGCCCTAATGCTGGTGTTATATGATGTCACAGTCCTCTTCAATAAACCTTATAAAATCTAATCATTCCACATTCTTGTTACTTCTTCTAATTCTAATTCCTCGAATTGCATTTTATAGATATCAGGTTTCTTTAATTGGTTCAAAAAATCTAAGCCAAAAGCTGGATCAAAATGATTCATCATCAAAGTCATTACAAGACCATGAGTCCCGATTGCTATTTTCTTCCCTCTGTGCTCTTTTAATATGGGTTTTAGAACTGAGATTGCTCTTTTCTGGCAATCAGCATTAGACTCTCCACCCGGCAAGGTATGATTAAGGTCATTAAAACTCTCTCTGATACTAGACATTAACTCTGCACTTTCA is drawn from Paenibacillus sp. V4I7 and contains these coding sequences:
- a CDS encoding histidine phosphatase family protein, whose translation is MKTIIYMVRHGESPYNEGNERTRGLTPKGKIDIEKATKLLIGEGIDMIISSPYTRAILSVEGLAEHLKLDINVFEDLRERHFASNIIESAELMSSIRESFNDLNHTLPGGESNADCQKRAISVLKPILKEHRGKKIAIGTHGLVMTLMMNHFDPAFGLDFLNQLKKPDIYKMQFEELELEEVTRMWND
- a CDS encoding VOC family protein; protein product: MTKNKLLRMDNVLIVVDDLEDVKAFFLQLGFELEGETTVEGSSVDRLIGLQNVHATLVFMRTPDGHGRIELDKFHTPDAIRTGPEKAPVNELGIRRIMFAVDDIDDVVARLLAHGAELVGEVVQYGDTNRLAYIRGPEGIIVGLSEQLK